Within Candidatus Micrarchaeota archaeon, the genomic segment CGCATTTACCGTTGCCGCATACCGGACCCGCACAATCCTCCGGACAGGTCGTTTCGTTCTCAGGACCCCACGAACATCCAGCGTTCAGACAATAGGTTTCCTCACGTATGTTGGAACATGCGAACGTCCCTGAACACTTCCCAGGTACCCATGAACAACCTTCAACAGAATTACATTCTGATTCGTCTGTGAACGCCTTACACAACAGTTTCCCATCACAATAAGGTTTTGGTACTGTACAACCGAACTGGTCGCAAACATCGCTTGTCAGTTTACCGCATTCAATCTCTCCGGAACATGACCCTTCGGCCGAACATCCTGCCAAGTTACACGTCTTCTCATCCTTGATGTTTTCGCACACAACTTCGCCAGTACATGAAGACGGTGTGAAAGAACAACCGGCAGCCTCACAATAATCAGGTTTTATCTTCTCACATGGCAGGATTTCTCCATAACATTTGTTATTCTTCTTATCCCACTTACAACCTACACCTGTACACATGGACGGGTCGGTTATCTGATCGCAGGTAGTGTTCACATCGCCCGTACATGATGGTTGGTTCCATGTACATCCCAACGCAGAACAGGTTGAAGAATCGTCAGAATAATCAGAACAGGACACGTTCGGTGTACCTGAACATGTAAAACTCCATACGCATCCCGCAAGAGTACATGTGTTTTCATCCGTCAGGTCGGAACAATTCACATTAGGAGTACCCTCACAATACTTCGGAACCACCCATTCACAATGCACGTTCCTACAACTCTCTTCATCCGTATAGTTTGAGCATGATAACGAAGTAGGTTCGCCCGAACAGTAATCACCTTCCCAGTAACAGCCGTAACCCGAACATTCGGTTCTGTTATATTCAGAACAATCACCAGTCACATCACCGTAACATATGTACAAACTGAGGTCGCAGACACCGTCCCCACATTTACCGGTCTTTTGATTTGGCGTTAGTTTAAGCTGTTTTACTGCCGATGGTTTTGATTCCGGGTCTACATAAATCCCTTCCCCCACAGACCTGATCGTGTTACCGAGCAGATAGACGACATGATCCTTATCATCAGTATAGTTAGCAACTATTCCGTAACCACCACCGTTACCGTATATCTCGTTATCACTCACGTTCGCATCAGCGTTAACGAGTTTGATCGCGACCTGGTTATCCTCAAACTTATTGTTTTGGACTGTTGAACCTTCACCTTCCAAAATGAGACCTACAAGATTATCATGGAAGTACGAACCCTTTATCACGGCATTATCCGAACCTATGTACGCACCTTCATGTCTGTAGTATCCGTCCTTGACACCGACATCGCTTATCTCCGCATTCTCTATGTAGACAGTCGACCCAGGATGAGCATAGAAGATGAACCGTCTCCCGTCACCGTGAACCTTACACCCGTCCAACAGACGCAGCGTACCACCGGGCATGACTTCGATCACAGGTGGGTCTGACGAGTTACCATCCATCATAAGCTCGCAACCACCTCTCAAAGTAAGTGATGCACCGTTCTCGACTCTCAAACAACCGTGGAGTATGATCCTACCTCCCGTACACTGTTCATCGGTTTTAACGATCCAACCCCCGTCGTCAGACGGAGCGAAACAAGTCGTACCCCAGTCCTTGGGTGGTGGGTTAAGATAATTCAACAACAGTTCAGACCGTTCCGATTCCGTCACGCATCCGAACAAGAACATAACACTGGCCAGCAGCAACCCCAAAATTAACACCTGTCTTTTTCGCTCCATTTGTACACAACCCCCTTCCAGTTCTCTACATCTCTAACAAAGATGAATTACTTTAAAAAAGTTTGCGTTTTTTTCACACACCTCCAGTTATACTGTTTAACAACGGTTGTGGTTGTCCTCAATATTCCCAAAACCATTTTAAACATCTGCAACCATATGTGTAAACATGTCTGCCGCGTTCTACAGGTCGCGAAGAAACGTTTTTGATTCATTATCAAAATTCTCACAATCTTCCATATTCAAGGATGAAAAATACCTTCATCCCGATTACGTACCGACGGAAATATTGCACAGAGAAACCGAGATAAAAGATATTGCGTCTTCGATAAACAGGATCGTTCAGGGCAGTAACTGTGAAAACTTGATGATTATCGGTCCTCCAGGAACCGGCAAAACTGTTTCTCTCAGATATCTTCTCGACCAACTTAGAGAATACACGCAACGTGTCAGAGGCGTTTATGTGAACTGTTGGGAGTATTCGACACGGTTCTCAATACTGTGCAGGATTGCGGAAGACCTTGGCATGTTCGTACCCAGACGCGGTGTATCCGTCGATGAGATCATGAGAACGATCGGAGAAGGGTATTTGAAAAACGGATTGAACGGGTTGATAGTCGTGCTTGACGAATTCGACAGATTGTTCGCTTCGTTTAGAGAAGAATCGCAAGTACTGTACAATCTGACACGGACTACAGAAATCCAAGGGATGAACATAACCGTGGTCACCATATCGAACAGACGCGATATCCTAGCCTACCTGGACGAACGGATAAGAAGCTCCTTCTATCCGCGGGTAATAGAATTCAAACCTTACGATTCTATCGCGTTAAAAGATATCCTCAAAGAACGTGCCAGATACGCCTTTTATCCGAACGTTCTGGACGAGCA encodes:
- a CDS encoding right-handed parallel beta-helix repeat-containing protein, producing the protein MGLLLASVMFLFGCVTESERSELLLNYLNPPPKDWGTTCFAPSDDGGWIVKTDEQCTGGRIILHGCLRVENGASLTLRGGCELMMDGNSSDPPVIEVMPGGTLRLLDGCKVHGDGRRFIFYAHPGSTVYIENAEISDVGVKDGYYRHEGAYIGSDNAVIKGSYFHDNLVGLILEGEGSTVQNNKFEDNQVAIKLVNADANVSDNEIYGNGGGYGIVANYTDDKDHVVYLLGNTIRSVGEGIYVDPESKPSAVKQLKLTPNQKTGKCGDGVCDLSLYICYGDVTGDCSEYNRTECSGYGCYWEGDYCSGEPTSLSCSNYTDEESCRNVHCEWVVPKYCEGTPNVNCSDLTDENTCTLAGCVWSFTCSGTPNVSCSDYSDDSSTCSALGCTWNQPSCTGDVNTTCDQITDPSMCTGVGCKWDKKNNKCYGEILPCEKIKPDYCEAAGCSFTPSSCTGEVVCENIKDEKTCNLAGCSAEGSCSGEIECGKLTSDVCDQFGCTVPKPYCDGKLLCKAFTDESECNSVEGCSWVPGKCSGTFACSNIREETYCLNAGCSWGPENETTCPEDCAGPVCGNGKC
- a CDS encoding AAA family ATPase; protein product: MSAAFYRSRRNVFDSLSKFSQSSIFKDEKYLHPDYVPTEILHRETEIKDIASSINRIVQGSNCENLMIIGPPGTGKTVSLRYLLDQLREYTQRVRGVYVNCWEYSTRFSILCRIAEDLGMFVPRRGVSVDEIMRTIGEGYLKNGLNGLIVVLDEFDRLFASFREESQVLYNLTRTTEIQGMNITVVTISNRRDILAYLDERIRSSFYPRVIEFKPYDSIALKDILKERARYAFYPNVLDEHVIPLCAGIGVKRGGDARVAIRTLWLAGRNAERKSKSKVTVEDVQEIKSEVDNIIFKEYHLGKIERKILNVLKKEGTVTSGQLYSKLSKLNITDRMLRYYIKRLREMGLISSEIRQVEGRGRTQYLSLKR